A window of the Microtus pennsylvanicus isolate mMicPen1 chromosome 4, mMicPen1.hap1, whole genome shotgun sequence genome harbors these coding sequences:
- the LOC142847683 gene encoding interferon-inducible GTPase 1-like — protein sequence MGQLFSDTSNNEDNGDLVSSATKYFLKIKAENKIISQETIHLIELHLKKGNIQGANSVINDALKNIDKAPISIAVTGESGGGKSSFINALRGIGPEDQGAAEEGVTETTMIRNSYKHPKIQTLTLWDLPGIGTMNFPPKDYLEKVKFQEYDFFIIVSATRFTKLELDLAKAIRFMKKNYYFVRTKVDNDLQNEKESKPRTFDREKTLQQIRSYCVNTFTQNNMGEPQIFLISNKHLSDYDFPVLMDTLIKDLSNQKRHNFMLSLPNITEAVIDRKHKSLQQYIWLEAFKAGILATVPVVGMIRDDVEKLKEKLNHYRVLFGVDDESVEFMAKDSQVPVEQLRKIIKSPFLLETKKEETLGELFLKYLEKFASANGGLLATGLYFRKTFYLEFLFLDTVTEDAKVLLRETYSKI from the coding sequence ATGGGTCAGTTATTCTCTGACACATCTAACAATGAAGACAATGGAGATTTGGTGTCCAGCGccactaaatattttctgaagattaaagcagaaaacaaaatcatttctCAGGAGACCATTCATTTAATAGAACTCCATCTGAAAAAAGGAAACATTCAAGGGGCAAACTCTGTAATCaatgatgctttaaaaaatattgataagGCCCCAATAAGCATTGCTGTGACAGGAGAATCTGGAGGAGGGAAGTCCAGCTTCATCAATGCTCTGAGGGGGATAGGACCTGAAGACCAAGGTGCAGCTGAAGAAGGGGTAACCGAGACAACTATGATAAGAAACTCATATAAGCACCCCAAAATTCAAACGTTGACTTTATGGGACCTGCCTGGCATTGGAACTATGAACTTTCCACCAAAAGATTATCTGGAGAAAGTGAAATTCCAAGAGTATGATTTCTTCATTATTGTTTCTGCCACACGTTTTACAAAACTTGAACTAGACCTTGCCAAAGCAATCAGATTCATGAAAAAGAATTACTACTTTGTACGAACCAAGGTGGACAAtgatttacaaaatgaaaaggaatcCAAACCACGCACCTTTGACAGAGAAAAGACCCTGCAGCAGATCAGAAGCTACTGTGTGAACACCTTTACTCAGAATAACATGGGTGAACCACAGATTTTCCTGATTTCTAACAAACATTTATCTGACTATGATTTTCCAGTTCTGATGGATACTCTGATAAAGGATCTTTCTAATCAAAAGCGCCACAATTTTATGCTTTCCTTGCCTAATATTACCGAGGCAGTCATTGACAGAAAGCACAAGTCTCTACAGCAGTATATCTGGTTGGAAGCCTTCAAGGCTGGAATTTTGGCTACTGTTCCTGTAGTGGGCATGATCAGGGATGATGTGGAGAAGCTGAAGGAGAAGTTAAACCACTATCGAGTCCTCTTTGGAGTGGATGATGAATCTGTGGAATTCATGGCTAAGGATTCTCAAGTGCCTGTTgaacaattaagaaaaatcatTAAATCACCTTTTTTGTTAGAaactaagaaagaagaaacattaggagaattgtttttaaaatatttggagaAATTTGCCTCAGCTAATGGTGGGCTCCTTGCTACAGGTCTTTACTTTAGAAAAACCTTTTACTTAGAATTTCTTTTCCTTGACACAGTGACTGAAGATGCCAAAGTTCTCCTTAGAGAGACATATTCAAAAATATAG